In Fusarium oxysporum Fo47 chromosome IX, complete sequence, the following proteins share a genomic window:
- a CDS encoding Alpha/Beta hydrolase protein codes for MKSWTKAILSLALLSPLICAKALWPKPSRGSFNIEDFTFDSGEIIDSLNISYQTLGELKVNSDGSNNAVVLLHGTTGSSAQFLVEEFAGALFNPGQPLDANEYFIIMRDAIGHGNSSKPSNTGLRASFPKYQYPDMIRADHLLLTEHFKLNRTRLTLGVSMGGMHTWMMGGEYPGFSDALMPIASFPVEIAGHNRLFRKFITELITIDPPWKGGDYEKQPAAGLGGALMIQLVLLSSPSYWQREFPTREAMDKYVDDRIIPRLEDFDANDQLYAWNASQTYNPKAGLKNIRVPLTAVNTADDLLNPSELGFLEDGIANDMTPGYGRAVTIPASNETSGHDSYIMASLWKDELKKILARSGAIEYLLNYNMSDSKQGGDLFDMAKDGTSIPGDAGNQNTISSVPNPHQRDGEAAGGLGSSDLAGAADNAVLSASEGRESGVGEGISATGHDIPQSVTGKPGGRGGTQGKEEIRRDTGAFANREN; via the exons ATGAAATCTTGGACCAAAGCAATCCTCTCTCTGGCACTCTTATCGCCCCTCATTTGCGCTAAGGCATTGTGGCCAAAGCCCTCCCGTGGAAGCTTCAACATCGAGGACTTCACCTTTGACTCTGGCGAGATCATCGACTCCCTGAACATCAGCTATCAGACCCTCGGTGAGCTAAAAGTCAATTCCGATGGATCCAACAACGCCGTTGTTCTCCTCCATGGAACCACTGGTTCTAGCGCCCAGTTTCTCGTGGAAGAGTTCGCTGGTGCCCTTTTCAACCCAGGCCAGCCTCTCGACGCCAATGAgtacttcatcatcatgcgcGATGCCATCGGTCACGGGAACTCAAGTAAGCCTAGCAACACTGGCCTTCGCGCCTCGTTTCCAAAGTATCAGTATCCTGACATGATTCGTGCGGACCACCTCCTTTTGACTGAGCACTTCAAACTTAACCGGACCCGTCTGACGCTTGGTGTTTCGATGGGCGGTATGCACACTTGGATGATGGGCGGAGAATATCCAGGCTTTTCGGATGCCTTGATGCCTATTGCTTCCTTCCCAGTTGAGATAGCTGGCCATAATCGGCTGTTTCGGAAGTTCATCACTGAGCTTATCACGATTGATCCACCATGGAAAGGTGGCGATTATGAGAAGCAGCCAGCTGCTGGCCTTGGAGGTGCACTCATGATTCAACTTGTCCTTCTTTCGTCTCCTTCATATTGGCAGCGAGAATTCCCTACTCGTGAAGCCATGGATAAGTACGTTGACGATCGCATCATTCCTCGGCTTGAAGATTTTGATGCCAATGATCAACTCTATGCTTGGAACGCATCTCAAACCTACAATCCCAAAGCAGGTCTTAAGAATATTAGGGTTCCTTTGACTGCTGTCAATACTGCCGATGACTTGCTGAACCCGAGTGAACTCGGATTCTTGGAGGACGGTATCGCGAACGACATGACGCCTGGATATGGCCGAGCAGTTACTATTCCTGCAAGCAATGAGACTAGTGGACATGATAGCTACATCATGGCTAGTCTTTGGAAAGATGAACTTAAGAAGATTCTAGCTCGATCGGGCGC CATTGAATAC TTACTAAATTACAATATGTCTGATTCCAAGCAAGGCGGAGATCTGTTCGACATGGCCAAGGATGGCACATCCA TTCCTGGCGATGCCGGCAATCAAAACACGATCAGTTCCGTGCCCAACCCCCATCAACGCGATGGTGAGGCCGCAGGCGGTCTTGGCTCATCCGATCTGGCTGGCGCAGCAGACAACGCTGTCCTTTCAGCTTCTGAGGGCCGAGAGTCTGGTGTTGGTGAGGGAATCAGTGCGACAGGTCATGACATTCCTCAGTCTGTAACTGGGAAGCCTGGTGGTCGGGGAGGTACACAAGGCAAGGAGGAGATCAGAAGGGATACAGGCGCTTTTGCGAATAGGGAGAATTAG
- a CDS encoding S-adenosyl-L-methionine-dependent methyltransferase: protein MNILLEHEYELKLGLMRKEIYYLHTNEITLISETYVILQGQPITTAISRIMNAPESDRTFSPKQALKPTPELYSEIVGDGMERLAAASLSCIGSFDDSEVIFHDVGCGLGAGTEAITSLKQDNIVIKGTDINDDVLEIYRQNIAKSQWPAEALKMDASNLEFPDETFTHCIGNAMLFVLPNDGVDAIKEMRRTLKQGGTAILNSWAHTPTIPAIHAAAKKTRPAGTPLPREGLDKWEDKEFLRDVIIKGGFEPEKVNFIQKDVHVTIGDLKRFATMIWSFIGGTSKAGWLESDEENWDIAVNAVVEALTQTEGYKKLEDGKNKIMFQAHVAVATK from the exons ATGAATATTCTGTTAG AGCATGAGTATGAACTGAAGCTAGGGCTCATGCGGAAGGAAATTTACTATCTTCATACAAATGAGATTACACTA ATATCGGAAACTTATGTGATTCTGCAAGGTC AACCCATTACTACTGCCATCAGTCGCATCATGAATGCCCCAGAGTCCGACCGAACCTTCTCGCCCAAGCAGGCCTTGAAGCCTACACCAGAACTCTATAGTGAGATCGTCGGTGATGGCATGGAACGACTCGCTGCTGCTTCTCTATCCTGTATTGGGTCATTCGATGATTCCGAAGTCATCTTTCACGATGTTGGTTGCGGCCTCGGAGCCGGTACCGAAGCTATCACGAGTTTGAAACAAGACAATATTGTCATCAAAGGCACCGACATTAACGACGATGTTTTGGAAATATACCGACAGAACATAGCTAAAAGCCAGTGGCCTGCCGAGGCTCTGAAAATGGACGCGTCGAACCTTGAATTCCCTGACGAGACGTTCACTCACTGTATTGGCAATGCGATGTTGTTTGTTCTCCCAAATGATGGCGTCGATGCGATCAAGGAGATGCGCCGAACCTTGAAGCAAGGCGGCACTGCCATTCTCAACTCATGGGCCCATACGCCAACTATTCCTGCGATTCATgcagcagccaagaagacTCGACCGGCTGGTACGCCTCTGCCACGAGAAGGGCTGGATAAATGGGAGGACAAAGAATTCTTGCGGGATGTCATCATCAAAGGAGGGTTTGAACCGGAGAAAGTGAATTTCATCCAGAAGGATGTTCATGTTACTATTGGAGATCTCAAACGTTTTGCGACTATGATATGGAGCTTTATTGGGGGTACTTCCAAGGCGGGATGGCTTGAGTCGGATGAGGAGAACTGGGATATAGCAGTTAATGCAGTCGTGGAGGCGCTGACTCAGACGGAAGGGTATaagaagcttgaggatggcaagaacaagatcatGTTCCAGGCTCATGTTGCCGTTGCTACCAAGTAG